In the Piscinibacter sp. XHJ-5 genome, one interval contains:
- a CDS encoding glucan biosynthesis protein G — MSVTTPTTVRLCLPARWAAAIACALALALPPAVAAAFGFDDVAARAQAEAAVAYRAPVRVPADLAALSYDQYRDIRFKPANALWRRDGLPFELMFFHAGGFFKEPVAIHEIVAGSVRHIRFDPADFDYGKNRLTPSAWADVGFAGFRIHYPLNTPAYKDELAVFLGASYFRAVGAGQRYGLSARGLALDTTGGAREEFPRFKEFWIERPAANARELVVYALLDSPRATGAYRFTLVPGAQSQVRVQARLFLRAGVTTLGIAPLTSMFHHAENTRRHDDFRPELHDSDGLMVATGDGEGDGEWLWRPLVNPGRPVATSFAVRELRGFGLMQRDRAFASYEDLEARYERRPSAWVVPEGRWGPGRVELLLLPTTGEFDDNVVAFWVPAQAPAPGQALDLAYRIVFQGDEQQRPPNGWTVQSRLGRGYEKQAQGEFQYVVDFAGPALDGLPADADVRAVITTDRNARLIERNAYRNEATGGWRMTLRVQRIDATQPIELRAFLQRDSHALTETWTTFIPAD; from the coding sequence TTGTCCGTCACGACGCCGACGACCGTCCGTCTTTGCCTGCCTGCCCGCTGGGCAGCGGCGATCGCCTGCGCGCTTGCCCTGGCCCTGCCGCCCGCCGTGGCCGCGGCCTTCGGCTTCGACGACGTCGCCGCGCGCGCCCAGGCGGAAGCCGCCGTCGCCTACCGTGCGCCGGTCCGCGTGCCCGCTGACCTCGCCGCGTTGAGCTACGACCAGTACCGCGACATCCGCTTCAAGCCCGCCAATGCGCTGTGGCGGCGCGACGGCCTGCCGTTCGAGCTGATGTTTTTCCACGCGGGGGGCTTCTTCAAGGAGCCGGTCGCCATCCATGAAATCGTGGCCGGCAGCGTGCGCCACATCCGCTTCGACCCGGCCGACTTCGATTACGGCAAGAACCGGCTCACGCCCTCGGCCTGGGCCGATGTCGGTTTTGCAGGCTTTCGCATCCACTACCCGCTGAACACGCCGGCCTACAAGGACGAGCTGGCGGTGTTCCTCGGCGCGAGCTACTTCCGCGCGGTCGGCGCCGGCCAGCGCTACGGGCTGTCTGCGCGCGGCCTGGCGCTCGACACCACCGGCGGCGCGCGCGAGGAGTTCCCGCGCTTCAAGGAGTTCTGGATCGAGCGGCCCGCCGCCAACGCGCGCGAGCTGGTGGTCTACGCGCTGCTCGACTCGCCGCGCGCGACCGGCGCCTACCGCTTCACGCTGGTGCCCGGCGCCCAGTCGCAGGTGCGGGTGCAAGCGCGGCTGTTCCTGCGCGCCGGCGTGACCACGCTGGGCATCGCGCCGCTGACCAGCATGTTCCACCACGCCGAGAACACCCGGCGCCACGACGACTTCCGTCCCGAGCTGCACGACTCCGACGGCCTCATGGTGGCCACCGGTGACGGCGAGGGCGACGGCGAATGGCTGTGGCGGCCGCTGGTCAACCCGGGGCGCCCGGTCGCCACCTCCTTCGCCGTGCGCGAGCTGCGCGGCTTCGGGCTGATGCAGCGCGACCGCGCCTTCGCCAGCTACGAGGACCTGGAGGCGCGCTACGAGCGCCGGCCCAGCGCCTGGGTGGTGCCCGAGGGCCGCTGGGGCCCAGGCCGCGTCGAGCTGCTGCTGCTGCCGACGACCGGCGAGTTCGACGACAACGTCGTCGCCTTCTGGGTGCCGGCGCAGGCGCCCGCGCCGGGGCAAGCGCTGGACCTCGCCTACCGCATCGTCTTCCAGGGCGACGAGCAGCAGCGGCCGCCCAACGGCTGGACCGTGCAATCGCGACTGGGCCGCGGCTACGAGAAGCAGGCCCAGGGCGAATTCCAGTACGTCGTCGACTTCGCCGGGCCGGCGCTGGACGGGCTGCCGGCCGACGCCGACGTGCGAGCCGTCATCACCACCGACCGCAATGCCCGCCTGATCGAGCGCAACGCCTATCGCAACGAAGCGACCGGCGGCTGGCGCATGACCCTGCGCGTGCAGCGCATCGACGCGACGCAGCCGATCGAGCTGCGCGCCTTCCTGCAACGGGACTCCCACGCTCTCACCGAAACATGGACCACGTTCATCCCAGCCGATTGA
- a CDS encoding sigma 54-interacting transcriptional regulator, translating into MSHTHQVLVIDDDPDLLQLLSMRLSAAGYRVHAVPSAEAALAQVAVERPDLVLSDVQLPGVDGMGLFDEIRARHPSLPVILLTAHGTIPDAVEATSRGVFSYLTKPFDGKALLDKIAQALALSTTAGETTPLDGEAWRADIVSRSSRMSELLTEARMVARSDASVLIHGESGTGKELLAQAIHQASSRAARPFVAVNCGAIPEALLESELFGHMKGAFTGALATHRGLFQAADGGTLFLDEIGDMPPALQVKLLRVLQERSVRPVGASQSIPIDVRILSATHRDLDAAMAQGQFREDLYYRLNVVALTLPTLAERREDIPLLANHFLAKLARKYDKRLNGFAPDAMKALTTASWPGNVRQLYNVVEQVSALATTPLIPLALVQRALRIPGVEILTFAQARQRFEREYLVGLLKLSDGNVSDAARLADRNRTEFYRLLQKHGLTPGHFRSDSPPQDPTVAD; encoded by the coding sequence ATGAGCCATACCCACCAGGTCCTCGTCATCGACGACGATCCCGACCTGCTGCAGCTGCTGTCGATGCGCCTCAGCGCCGCCGGCTACCGCGTGCATGCAGTCCCGTCGGCCGAGGCCGCGCTGGCCCAGGTGGCCGTCGAGAGGCCGGACCTGGTGTTGAGCGACGTGCAGCTGCCCGGTGTCGACGGCATGGGGCTGTTCGACGAGATCCGCGCGCGCCATCCGTCGCTGCCCGTGATCCTGCTCACCGCGCACGGCACCATTCCCGACGCGGTCGAGGCGACCTCGCGCGGCGTCTTCAGCTACCTCACCAAGCCCTTCGACGGCAAGGCGCTGCTCGACAAGATCGCGCAAGCGCTGGCGCTGTCGACCACCGCCGGTGAAACGACGCCGCTGGACGGCGAAGCCTGGCGCGCCGACATCGTCAGCCGTTCCAGCCGGATGAGCGAGCTGCTGACCGAAGCGCGCATGGTCGCCCGCTCCGATGCCAGCGTGCTGATCCACGGCGAGAGCGGCACCGGCAAGGAGCTGCTGGCCCAGGCCATCCACCAGGCGAGCTCGCGCGCCGCGCGGCCTTTCGTGGCCGTCAATTGCGGCGCCATTCCCGAGGCGCTGCTGGAGTCCGAGCTGTTCGGCCACATGAAGGGCGCCTTCACCGGCGCGCTGGCCACTCACCGCGGGCTTTTCCAGGCCGCGGACGGCGGCACGCTGTTCCTCGACGAGATCGGCGACATGCCCCCTGCGCTGCAGGTCAAGCTGTTGCGTGTGTTACAGGAGCGCTCGGTGCGGCCCGTCGGCGCGAGTCAATCCATCCCCATCGACGTGCGGATCCTGTCGGCGACTCACCGCGACCTTGACGCGGCGATGGCGCAAGGGCAGTTCCGCGAGGACCTCTACTACCGCCTCAACGTGGTCGCGCTGACGCTGCCCACCCTGGCGGAGCGCCGCGAGGACATCCCGCTGCTGGCCAACCACTTCCTCGCCAAGCTGGCGCGCAAGTACGACAAGCGGCTCAACGGCTTCGCGCCCGATGCGATGAAGGCGCTGACCACGGCGTCGTGGCCGGGCAACGTGCGCCAGCTCTACAACGTCGTCGAGCAGGTGAGCGCGCTGGCGACGACGCCGCTGATTCCGCTGGCGCTGGTGCAGCGCGCGCTGCGCATCCCGGGGGTCGAGATCCTCACCTTCGCGCAGGCGCGCCAGCGCTTCGAGCGCGAGTACCTCGTGGGCCTGCTGAAGCTGTCGGACGGGAACGTGTCCGACGCGGCCCGGCTGGCCGACCGCAACCGCACCGAGTTCTACCGCTTGTTGCAAAAACACGGGTTGACCCCCGGCCATTTCCGGTCGGATTCCCCACCGCAGGACCCCACTGTCGCCGATTAG
- a CDS encoding tripartite tricarboxylate transporter substrate binding protein codes for MSRCKLLWAFGLAALAAVPASGQEAPWPSRPIRMIVAFPPGGTSDVMARMVSEELAKALKQPVIVENRGGAGGTTGTSAAVKLPADGYTLIQTGVGQNAVAHGLDPKLSYDSMRDFVHLTQVHSGPNVLVVNAEQPWRSFKELIAYGQANPGKLTYGYTHAASGHMAMELLKQTVSACPSGKKDCKPLFMVGIPYRGGGPMLSDLLGNQIPLMFINQDVALQHVKSGKLRALAVSSEQRNPLYPDVPTIAESGYPGFSALSWSGMSVVKGTPQPIVDRLEAELVKIMQSPAIKARMEAQGFVVPAQGSRPYTEFVRSEVERWTRVIKTAGIKPE; via the coding sequence ATGTCCCGTTGCAAGCTCTTGTGGGCCTTCGGCCTCGCGGCCCTGGCCGCGGTCCCGGCCTCCGGACAGGAGGCGCCGTGGCCTTCCCGGCCGATCAGGATGATCGTGGCGTTCCCGCCCGGCGGCACCAGCGACGTGATGGCGCGCATGGTGAGCGAGGAGCTGGCCAAGGCGCTGAAGCAGCCGGTGATCGTGGAGAACCGCGGTGGTGCCGGCGGCACCACGGGCACGTCGGCCGCCGTCAAGCTGCCGGCCGACGGCTACACGCTGATCCAGACCGGCGTCGGCCAGAACGCCGTGGCGCACGGACTGGATCCCAAGCTCTCCTACGACTCGATGCGCGACTTCGTGCACCTCACGCAGGTGCACTCGGGGCCCAACGTGCTGGTGGTCAACGCGGAGCAGCCATGGAGGAGCTTCAAGGAGCTGATCGCGTACGGCCAGGCCAATCCCGGCAAGCTCACCTACGGCTACACGCATGCCGCCTCGGGGCACATGGCGATGGAGCTGCTGAAGCAGACCGTCAGCGCCTGTCCGTCCGGCAAGAAGGACTGCAAGCCGCTGTTCATGGTCGGCATCCCGTACCGCGGCGGTGGGCCGATGCTGTCGGACCTGCTCGGCAACCAGATCCCGCTCATGTTCATCAACCAGGACGTGGCCCTGCAGCACGTCAAGTCCGGCAAGCTGCGAGCGCTCGCGGTCTCGAGCGAGCAGCGCAACCCGCTGTACCCGGACGTGCCGACGATCGCGGAGTCGGGCTACCCCGGCTTCTCGGCGCTGTCGTGGTCGGGCATGTCCGTGGTCAAGGGCACGCCGCAGCCGATCGTCGACCGGCTCGAAGCCGAGCTGGTGAAGATCATGCAGTCGCCCGCCATCAAGGCGCGCATGGAGGCGCAAGGCTTCGTCGTGCCGGCGCAGGGGTCCAGGCCCTACACGGAGTTCGTGCGCAGCGAGGTCGAGCGGTGGACCCGTGTGATCAAGACCGCGGGCATCAAGCCGGAGTGA
- a CDS encoding DUF3482 domain-containing protein, translated as MNITLSLVSHTNAGKTTLARTLLGRDIGEVRDEAHVTLEAERHTMVEAPQGERLELWDTPGFGDSVRLAKRLERAGNPIGWFLTEVWDRFRDRAFWSSQRAVRNIVDEADVVLYLVNASEAPQDAGYLEAELRVMALIGKPVIVLLNQLGPPASPQEEAAEVERWRGALHASPCVRAVLALDAFARCWVQEGRLLDAVASALPADRQAAMQHLHGAWRERGRATWHASMAVLAQRLCRAALDREALPPADWTGRLSELGAALGLRRDGPVTPRERAMQTLAERLDADIRQSTDRLIALHGLGGHASEIVLQRLAEHYAVEEPVSEGKAALWGGVVSGALAGLKADIASGGLTMGGGLLAGGVIGALTAAGAARGVNLLRGVEVATIAWDEAVLDDLARSALLGYLAVAHYGRGRGDWTPSEHPPFWRDAVAEVVAPRRAALQDIWARRDRPDLEAALQAWLVDASAALLKRLYPAAHI; from the coding sequence ATGAACATCACGCTGAGCCTGGTCTCGCACACCAACGCCGGCAAGACGACCCTGGCGCGCACGCTGCTCGGGCGAGACATCGGCGAGGTGCGCGACGAAGCGCACGTCACTCTCGAGGCCGAGCGCCACACCATGGTCGAGGCGCCGCAGGGCGAGCGCCTCGAGCTGTGGGACACGCCGGGCTTCGGCGACAGCGTGCGGCTGGCCAAGCGGCTGGAACGCGCCGGCAATCCGATCGGCTGGTTCCTCACCGAGGTGTGGGACCGCTTTCGCGACCGCGCGTTCTGGTCCAGCCAGCGCGCGGTGCGCAACATCGTCGACGAGGCCGATGTCGTGCTGTACCTCGTCAACGCGTCGGAGGCGCCGCAGGATGCGGGCTACCTCGAGGCCGAGCTGCGCGTGATGGCGCTCATCGGCAAGCCGGTCATCGTGCTGCTGAACCAGCTCGGGCCGCCCGCTTCACCGCAGGAGGAAGCGGCCGAAGTCGAACGCTGGCGCGGCGCGCTGCATGCATCGCCGTGCGTGCGCGCCGTGCTCGCGCTCGACGCCTTCGCGCGCTGCTGGGTGCAGGAAGGACGCCTGCTCGATGCCGTGGCGAGCGCGCTGCCGGCGGACCGCCAGGCGGCGATGCAGCACCTGCACGGCGCCTGGCGCGAGCGCGGCCGCGCGACCTGGCACGCCTCGATGGCGGTGCTCGCGCAGCGGCTGTGCCGTGCGGCGCTCGACCGCGAGGCCCTGCCGCCGGCCGACTGGACCGGCCGTCTGTCGGAGCTGGGTGCGGCCCTGGGGCTGCGCCGCGACGGTCCGGTCACGCCGCGCGAAAGGGCCATGCAAACGCTGGCCGAGCGGCTCGATGCCGACATCCGCCAGAGCACCGATCGGTTGATCGCGCTGCACGGCCTGGGCGGCCACGCCAGCGAGATCGTGCTGCAGCGCCTGGCCGAGCACTACGCGGTGGAGGAGCCGGTCAGCGAAGGCAAGGCCGCGCTGTGGGGCGGTGTCGTCAGCGGCGCGCTCGCGGGGCTGAAGGCCGACATCGCGAGCGGCGGCCTCACGATGGGCGGCGGCTTGCTGGCCGGCGGCGTCATCGGCGCGCTGACTGCCGCCGGCGCGGCGCGCGGCGTCAACCTGCTGCGCGGCGTCGAGGTGGCAACGATCGCCTGGGACGAGGCGGTGCTCGACGACCTGGCGCGGTCGGCCCTGCTCGGCTACCTGGCGGTGGCGCACTACGGCCGCGGGCGCGGCGACTGGACACCCTCGGAGCATCCGCCCTTCTGGCGCGATGCCGTGGCGGAGGTCGTCGCGCCGCGCCGCGCGGCGCTGCAGGACATCTGGGCGCGGCGCGACCGGCCTGATCTCGAAGCGGCGTTGCAGGCCTGGCTGGTGGACGCGAGCGCGGCGCTGCTGAAGCGGCTGTATCCGGCAGCCCACATCTGA
- a CDS encoding VOC family protein: MPKVNPIPEGMHTVTPHLVCAGASEAIDFYVKAFNAVETGRVPGPDGKLMHGSVKVGDSTIFLVDEMPAYGALGPKSLNGTPVTIHLYVENVDAVVEQAVAAGCTVTMPVADQFWGDRYGQLKDPFGHNWSVATHVRDVTPEDMAKAMEQMKSGEPC; this comes from the coding sequence ATGCCCAAGGTAAACCCGATTCCCGAAGGAATGCACACCGTGACGCCGCACCTCGTTTGCGCCGGCGCGTCCGAGGCAATCGATTTCTATGTCAAGGCCTTCAACGCCGTCGAGACGGGCCGTGTGCCGGGTCCCGACGGCAAGCTGATGCACGGCTCGGTGAAGGTCGGTGATTCCACGATCTTCCTGGTCGACGAGATGCCGGCCTACGGTGCGCTCGGGCCCAAGAGCCTGAACGGCACGCCCGTCACCATCCACCTCTACGTCGAGAACGTCGACGCCGTCGTCGAGCAGGCTGTCGCCGCGGGCTGCACGGTGACCATGCCGGTGGCCGACCAGTTCTGGGGCGACCGCTACGGGCAGCTGAAGGATCCGTTCGGCCACAACTGGTCGGTGGCCACGCACGTGCGCGACGTCACGCCGGAGGACATGGCCAAGGCGATGGAGCAGATGAAGAGCGGCGAGCCCTGCTGA
- a CDS encoding Bug family tripartite tricarboxylate transporter substrate binding protein, translating into MPRSARRALLRSLVCCAAVAVSGAAWAQSGKTVRILVGFPAGGGTDAIARTLADRLKDELGATVVVENKPGAGGQLAAQALKASPPDGSTFFISHDHTITILPLVMKNPGFEPARDFVPVAGFASFVNAFALSPGTPAKSLDDYVGWVKGQGQGKGVVGVPAPASTPEFLVKVLGEKFKLDLTPAPYRGSAPMMGDMLGNQIAAGVGSVPDFIENHKAGRIRVVALGGAKRQPTLPDVPTLAELGVSGFEDLPYYGFFAPAGTPKAAIDQFSQALAKVITVPEVKERLTNLGLAVEFMSSQQLASRERDYAKSWTEIIRKSGFQPQ; encoded by the coding sequence ATGCCTCGTTCCGCTCGCCGCGCGCTGCTCCGATCCCTGGTGTGCTGCGCCGCCGTCGCCGTTTCCGGCGCTGCCTGGGCCCAATCGGGCAAGACCGTCAGGATCCTCGTCGGCTTCCCGGCCGGCGGCGGCACCGACGCGATCGCGCGCACGCTGGCCGACCGCCTGAAGGACGAGCTCGGCGCGACGGTCGTGGTCGAGAACAAGCCCGGCGCGGGCGGCCAGCTCGCGGCGCAGGCGCTGAAGGCCTCGCCGCCCGATGGCAGCACCTTCTTCATCTCGCACGACCACACCATCACCATCCTGCCCCTGGTGATGAAGAACCCGGGCTTCGAGCCGGCGCGCGACTTCGTCCCGGTGGCCGGCTTCGCCAGCTTCGTCAATGCGTTCGCGCTGTCGCCGGGCACGCCGGCCAAGAGCCTGGACGACTACGTCGGCTGGGTGAAGGGCCAGGGGCAGGGCAAGGGCGTGGTGGGCGTGCCGGCGCCGGCGTCGACGCCCGAGTTCCTGGTGAAGGTGCTGGGCGAGAAGTTCAAGCTCGACCTGACCCCCGCGCCTTACCGCGGCAGCGCGCCCATGATGGGCGACATGCTGGGCAACCAGATCGCCGCCGGCGTCGGCTCGGTGCCCGACTTCATCGAGAACCACAAGGCCGGCCGCATCCGCGTGGTGGCGCTCGGAGGCGCCAAGCGCCAGCCGACGCTGCCCGACGTGCCCACGCTCGCAGAGCTCGGCGTGAGCGGCTTCGAGGACCTGCCGTACTACGGCTTCTTCGCACCGGCCGGCACCCCCAAGGCGGCGATCGACCAGTTCTCGCAGGCGCTGGCCAAGGTGATCACGGTGCCCGAGGTCAAGGAGCGGCTCACGAACCTCGGCCTCGCGGTGGAGTTCATGAGCTCGCAGCAGCTGGCGAGCCGCGAGCGCGACTACGCCAAGAGCTGGACGGAGATCATCCGCAAGAGCGGCTTCCAGCCGCAGTGA
- a CDS encoding ATP-binding protein, with the protein MLPLHRASFRQLMLVAFLLIAALLASASLHGLFTLERLIAQSRDGAERAVQATAAVQILAERTVAMERAARQYVVLDDPVLRDRFDAAAREASAALERLQSNQLPVPLADAWRAAAADIAGRLPGPRSTARKRDQQLTDAFRELAAINGDIAEHMQLVTRSRNDALRGELEAGRLQLGRQVLGAIAVAVVMALGFGLLLSRPLKRLETAIEGLGANRLDEPIEIRGPADVRQLGRSLDALRIRLGELDADKARFLRHVSHELKTPLAALREGVALLEDGVTGDLSASQREVARILRQNTYALQSQIEDLLRFNAAVFEARELQRRRVELAGLLQRVIDDQRLQAQARQLRVVVAGGPQWAEVDPDKMATALGNLLSNAIRFSPEGGTIEFELSQHDGAVRIQIADRGPGVAPADRDRVFEPFYRGERQPSDAARGSGIGLSIVQEYIAAHGGRIELLPDGPGAAFRIELPNAVQD; encoded by the coding sequence ATGCTTCCGCTGCATCGCGCCTCCTTTCGCCAGCTCATGCTGGTCGCCTTCCTGCTCATCGCCGCGCTGCTGGCATCGGCCTCGCTGCATGGCCTGTTCACGCTCGAGCGCCTGATCGCGCAAAGCCGAGACGGCGCCGAGCGGGCGGTGCAGGCGACCGCCGCAGTGCAGATCCTCGCCGAGCGCACGGTGGCGATGGAGCGGGCGGCTCGCCAGTACGTCGTGCTCGACGACCCCGTGCTGCGCGACCGCTTCGATGCCGCGGCGCGCGAAGCCTCGGCCGCGCTCGAGCGCTTGCAGAGCAACCAGTTGCCCGTCCCTCTGGCGGATGCCTGGCGCGCCGCCGCCGCCGACATCGCCGGCAGGCTGCCGGGGCCCCGGTCCACCGCGCGCAAGCGCGACCAGCAGCTCACGGACGCCTTTCGCGAGCTGGCGGCCATCAACGGCGACATCGCCGAGCACATGCAGCTGGTCACGCGCTCGCGCAATGACGCCCTGCGGGGGGAGCTGGAGGCCGGGCGGCTTCAGCTCGGGCGCCAGGTGCTTGGCGCGATCGCCGTCGCGGTGGTGATGGCGCTCGGCTTCGGGCTGCTGCTGTCGCGGCCGCTGAAGCGGCTCGAGACCGCCATCGAAGGCCTGGGCGCCAACCGGCTCGACGAGCCGATCGAGATCCGCGGACCGGCCGACGTGCGCCAGCTGGGCCGCAGCCTGGACGCGCTGCGCATCCGCCTGGGCGAGCTCGATGCCGACAAGGCGCGCTTCCTGAGGCATGTCTCGCACGAGCTGAAGACGCCGCTGGCCGCGCTGCGCGAAGGCGTCGCGCTGCTCGAGGACGGCGTGACCGGCGATCTGAGTGCCAGCCAGCGCGAAGTGGCGCGCATCCTGCGCCAGAACACCTACGCGCTGCAGAGCCAGATCGAGGACCTGCTGCGCTTCAACGCCGCGGTGTTCGAGGCGCGCGAGCTGCAGCGCCGGCGCGTCGAGCTCGCCGGTCTGCTGCAGCGCGTGATCGACGACCAGCGGCTGCAGGCGCAGGCACGCCAGTTGCGCGTGGTCGTGGCCGGTGGCCCGCAGTGGGCCGAAGTCGACCCCGACAAGATGGCCACGGCGCTCGGCAACCTGTTATCCAATGCGATCCGCTTCAGCCCCGAGGGCGGTACCATCGAATTCGAGCTGTCGCAGCACGATGGCGCGGTGCGCATCCAGATCGCCGACCGGGGTCCCGGCGTCGCGCCTGCCGATCGCGACCGGGTGTTCGAGCCGTTCTACCGCGGTGAACGCCAGCCGAGCGACGCCGCGCGCGGCAGCGGCATCGGCCTGTCCATCGTGCAGGAATACATCGCGGCCCACGGCGGGCGCATCGAGCTGCTGCCCGATGGTCCCGGCGCCGCCTTTCGCATCGAGCTTCCGAATGCTGTCCAGGACTGA
- a CDS encoding AI-2E family transporter codes for MNPTRLQQKSFLLLLVVVSVAFAWILLPFFGAVFWGAVLAMLFTPLYRWLLVRMRRRRNLAALATLLLCLVVVIIPTVLVTASLVQEASFVYEKVRTREFDIAAYLQRLFDALPPWLSGMLDRFGLGDFAAIQERLTTGFAQASRFIATQLLSIGQNAFDFLVSLGVMLYLLFFLLRDGGALTQQIDRAIPLTREHREQLAAKFTTVIRATVKGNVVVALVQGALGGVILWILGIQAPLLWGVVMALLSLLPAVGAAMVWLPIAVFLMLAGSMGKAVVLMLFGVFVIGLVDNVLRPILVGKDTQMPDYLVLVSTLGGIALLGINGFVIGPVIAALFIAVWDLFAASRAKPPA; via the coding sequence ATGAACCCGACCCGGCTTCAACAAAAATCCTTCCTGCTGCTGCTCGTCGTGGTCTCGGTGGCCTTCGCCTGGATCCTGCTGCCTTTCTTCGGTGCGGTGTTCTGGGGCGCGGTGCTCGCGATGCTGTTCACGCCGCTGTACCGATGGCTGCTGGTGCGCATGCGCCGGCGTCGCAATCTCGCGGCGCTGGCCACGCTGCTGCTGTGCCTGGTGGTCGTGATCATTCCGACGGTGCTGGTCACGGCCTCGCTGGTGCAGGAGGCCTCCTTCGTCTACGAGAAGGTGCGCACCCGGGAGTTCGACATCGCCGCGTACCTGCAGCGCCTGTTCGATGCGCTGCCGCCGTGGCTGTCGGGCATGCTCGACCGCTTCGGCCTCGGCGACTTCGCGGCCATCCAGGAGCGCCTCACCACGGGCTTCGCGCAGGCGAGCCGCTTCATCGCCACGCAGCTGCTCAGCATCGGCCAGAACGCCTTCGACTTCCTCGTCAGCCTGGGCGTGATGCTGTATCTGCTGTTCTTCCTGCTGCGCGACGGCGGGGCCCTCACGCAGCAGATCGACCGCGCGATCCCGCTCACCCGCGAGCACCGCGAGCAGCTCGCGGCGAAGTTCACCACCGTGATCCGCGCGACCGTGAAGGGCAACGTCGTCGTCGCGCTGGTGCAGGGAGCGCTCGGCGGCGTCATCCTGTGGATCCTCGGCATCCAGGCGCCGCTGCTGTGGGGCGTGGTGATGGCGCTGCTGTCGCTTCTGCCGGCTGTCGGCGCGGCCATGGTGTGGCTGCCGATCGCCGTCTTCCTGATGCTCGCCGGATCGATGGGCAAGGCGGTGGTGCTGATGCTGTTCGGCGTGTTCGTCATCGGGCTCGTCGACAACGTGCTGCGTCCCATCCTGGTCGGCAAGGACACGCAGATGCCGGACTACCTGGTGCTGGTCTCGACGCTCGGCGGCATCGCGTTGCTCGGCATCAACGGCTTCGTCATCGGTCCGGTCATCGCCGCGCTGTTCATTGCGGTATGGGACCTGTTCGCCGCCTCGCGGGCCAAGCCCCCGGCCTGA